A section of the Chryseobacterium ginsenosidimutans genome encodes:
- the araA gene encoding L-arabinose isomerase: MLTPLNTKEIWFITGSQHLYGPETLAQVAEHSGKIVEALNASSSIPVKVVLKSTVKTTEEIFETLTAANFAKDCIGIVTWMHTFSPAKMWIRGLTALQKPMLHLHTQFNQDIPWATMDMDFMNLNQAAHGDREFGFMVSRLRKNRKVVVGHWTEERVQRQIGEWSRVVAGWDDWQGAKFARFGDNMRYVAVTDGDKVEAETKFGFSVNTWGIGDLVSVVNSIGEGEIKTLMEEYEASYKMTESLLAGGSNRKSLEAAARIELGLEKFLKDGNFKGFSDTFEDLHGLEQLPGIAVQRLMEKGYGFAGEGDWKTAALVRAMKTMGQGLEGGNAFMEDYTYHLNPSNPSVLGSHMLEVDPVLAVDKPSCEIHPLGIGGKADPVRLVFNSRGNIDSLNAALMDFGNHFRLLINKTKALEITEELPKLPVARVLWKPLPDLYTAAEAWILAGGAHHTCYSENISAEQLEDFAEIVGIESLVIDEDTKIRDFKNTLRWNEIYYR; this comes from the coding sequence ATGTTAACACCTCTCAATACAAAAGAAATCTGGTTCATCACCGGAAGCCAGCATTTATACGGACCTGAAACCTTAGCTCAGGTTGCCGAACATTCCGGTAAAATAGTGGAAGCTTTAAATGCATCTTCATCCATTCCGGTAAAAGTGGTTTTAAAATCAACCGTAAAAACAACGGAAGAAATTTTTGAAACACTTACAGCCGCCAATTTCGCGAAAGACTGTATTGGTATAGTAACTTGGATGCATACGTTTTCTCCTGCAAAAATGTGGATTCGTGGATTGACCGCTTTACAAAAACCAATGTTGCATCTTCACACACAGTTTAATCAGGATATTCCGTGGGCTACGATGGATATGGATTTTATGAACTTAAATCAGGCAGCTCATGGTGACCGTGAATTTGGATTTATGGTAAGCCGTCTCCGTAAAAACAGAAAAGTGGTTGTGGGACATTGGACAGAAGAAAGAGTTCAGAGACAGATTGGAGAATGGAGTCGTGTTGTAGCAGGCTGGGACGATTGGCAGGGCGCAAAATTTGCTCGTTTTGGGGACAATATGAGATATGTTGCCGTAACCGATGGCGACAAAGTAGAAGCGGAAACCAAATTTGGATTTTCAGTAAATACTTGGGGAATCGGGGATTTGGTAAGCGTTGTCAATTCCATTGGTGAAGGCGAAATCAAAACTTTGATGGAAGAATATGAAGCTTCATACAAAATGACTGAATCTCTTCTTGCAGGCGGAAGCAACAGAAAATCGCTTGAAGCAGCTGCAAGAATAGAATTAGGGTTAGAAAAATTCCTGAAAGACGGAAATTTCAAAGGATTCTCAGATACTTTTGAAGACCTGCACGGTTTGGAACAACTTCCCGGAATTGCCGTTCAGAGGTTAATGGAAAAAGGCTACGGTTTTGCAGGAGAAGGCGACTGGAAAACCGCAGCTTTGGTTCGCGCCATGAAAACAATGGGACAAGGTCTTGAAGGCGGAAATGCCTTTATGGAAGACTATACATATCATCTAAATCCTTCAAATCCTTCCGTTTTAGGTTCTCATATGCTGGAAGTTGATCCTGTTTTGGCGGTTGATAAACCATCTTGCGAGATTCATCCTTTGGGAATTGGCGGTAAGGCAGATCCTGTTCGTCTGGTTTTCAATTCGAGGGGAAATATTGATTCTCTAAATGCTGCTTTGATGGATTTTGGAAATCATTTCAGACTGTTAATCAACAAAACAAAAGCGTTGGAAATCACCGAAGAATTACCAAAACTTCCTGTGGCAAGAGTTCTTTGGAAGCCGCTTCCAGATTTGTACACTGCTGCAGAAGCGTGGATTTTGGCTGGTGGAGCGCACCACACGTGTTACAGCGAAAACATCAGTGCGGAACAATTGGAAGATTTTGCTGAAATTGTAGGTATCGAATCATTGGTTATTGATGAAGATACAAAAATCCGTGATTTTAAGAATACGCTTAGGTGGAATGAAATCTATTATCGTTAA
- a CDS encoding L-ribulose-5-phosphate 4-epimerase, with amino-acid sequence MSIYKELQRECYEANMQLDALKLVVYTFGNVSAVDREKGIFAIKPSGVPYELLKPEDIVILDYDANLVEGKLRPSSDTKTHAYLYKNWEKIGGISHTHAIYSVAWAQAQMDIPIFGTTHADHLTTDIPCAPPMRDDLIEGNYEYNTGIQILDCFKEKELSYEEVEMVLIGNHGPFTWGKDADKAVYNSKVLETIAEMAYLTKQINPNALRLKDSLIIKHYERKHGKNAYYGQ; translated from the coding sequence ATGAGCATCTATAAAGAACTCCAAAGAGAATGTTACGAAGCCAATATGCAGTTGGATGCCTTGAAGCTTGTCGTTTACACATTCGGGAACGTAAGTGCTGTCGACCGTGAAAAAGGAATCTTTGCCATCAAACCAAGCGGCGTTCCTTACGAGCTTTTAAAGCCAGAAGACATTGTGATTTTAGATTACGATGCCAATTTGGTCGAAGGGAAATTAAGACCATCTTCCGATACCAAAACCCACGCTTACCTTTACAAAAACTGGGAAAAAATTGGCGGAATTTCACACACCCACGCCATTTATTCTGTTGCTTGGGCACAGGCTCAGATGGATATTCCGATTTTCGGAACCACACATGCAGACCATTTAACGACAGATATTCCTTGCGCACCACCAATGAGAGATGATTTAATTGAAGGAAACTATGAATACAATACAGGAATTCAGATTCTCGATTGCTTCAAAGAAAAAGAATTGTCTTACGAAGAAGTGGAAATGGTACTTATCGGAAATCACGGACCATTCACTTGGGGAAAAGATGCAGATAAAGCAGTCTACAACAGCAAAGTGTTGGAAACAATTGCAGAAATGGCGTATCTCACAAAACAGATCAACCCAAATGCACTGCGTTTGAAAGATTCTCTTATCATAAAACATTACGAACGTAAACACGGTAAAAATGCCTATTACGGGCAATAA
- a CDS encoding ribulokinase has translation MKKYVIGLDYGTDSVRAVLIDTENGTELATSVSYYQRWKEGKFCKPEENQFRQHPLDHIEGLEKTIFDVVKESGVAPENIVSICIDTTGSSPLPVNKEGIALSLTPGFEENPNAMMVLWKDHTSINEAEEINHLARNWGGEDYTKFEGGIYSSEWFWAKILHINRVDENVKNAAYSWMEHCDYITFLLSDNQDLVTFKRSRCAAGHKAMWHESWGGLPSKKFLGELDPSLAELRDRLYDKTYTSDEIAGNLNEEWAAKLGLTTNTLIAVGTFDAHSGAVGAKVEENTLIRIMGTSTCDIMVAPNEIIQDKTVKGICGQVNGSVIPGLIGLEAGQSAFGDLLAWYKDILMWPTQNILMNSNIIDEHQKQQLKEEIENNLIRNLTLEAEKIPLSEAVPIALDWINGRRTPDANQELKAAISNLSLGTKAPHIFKALVNAICFGSKKIVDRFEEGVKIKKVIGIGGVARKSPFIMQTLANVLNMPIVVAASDQAPALGAAIYASVAAGIYSNVQEASLKMGSDFEAEYLPQPEEVKKYAELMNQYQILADFTENTLKQKSKKPKSVTN, from the coding sequence ATGAAGAAATACGTTATCGGATTAGATTATGGAACAGATTCCGTTCGTGCAGTCCTGATTGATACAGAAAACGGAACAGAACTCGCTACATCCGTAAGCTATTACCAAAGATGGAAAGAAGGAAAATTCTGCAAACCGGAAGAAAACCAATTCCGTCAGCATCCTTTAGACCATATCGAAGGTTTGGAAAAAACCATTTTTGATGTGGTAAAAGAAAGTGGAGTAGCGCCGGAAAATATTGTCAGCATTTGTATTGATACCACAGGTTCATCGCCGCTTCCAGTAAATAAAGAAGGAATTGCATTGTCTTTAACTCCTGGATTTGAAGAAAATCCCAATGCGATGATGGTGTTATGGAAAGACCATACTTCTATTAACGAGGCAGAAGAAATCAACCACTTAGCAAGAAACTGGGGCGGTGAAGATTATACCAAATTTGAAGGGGGAATCTATTCTTCCGAATGGTTTTGGGCAAAAATTCTTCACATCAACAGAGTTGATGAAAATGTAAAAAATGCGGCTTACAGCTGGATGGAACATTGTGACTATATTACATTTCTTCTTTCTGATAATCAGGATTTGGTGACATTCAAAAGAAGCCGTTGCGCAGCCGGTCACAAAGCAATGTGGCACGAATCGTGGGGCGGATTGCCTTCAAAAAAGTTTCTCGGTGAGTTAGACCCGTCTTTAGCCGAACTTCGGGATAGATTGTATGATAAAACCTATACTTCCGATGAGATTGCTGGAAATTTGAACGAAGAATGGGCGGCAAAACTGGGATTAACCACTAATACTTTAATTGCCGTAGGTACTTTCGACGCCCATTCCGGAGCAGTCGGTGCAAAAGTGGAGGAAAATACCCTCATCAGAATCATGGGAACTTCTACCTGCGATATTATGGTTGCACCCAACGAAATTATTCAGGATAAAACCGTTAAAGGCATTTGCGGACAGGTAAATGGTTCCGTTATTCCGGGATTGATTGGTCTTGAGGCCGGTCAGTCGGCGTTCGGAGATTTGTTGGCTTGGTACAAAGATATTCTGATGTGGCCAACTCAAAATATTCTGATGAATTCTAATATCATCGATGAACATCAAAAACAACAATTAAAGGAAGAAATAGAAAATAATCTCATCCGCAATCTCACTTTAGAAGCCGAAAAAATCCCTTTGTCCGAAGCTGTTCCTATTGCTTTAGACTGGATTAACGGACGAAGAACGCCCGATGCCAATCAGGAACTGAAAGCCGCTATCAGCAACCTTTCACTCGGTACAAAAGCGCCACATATTTTCAAAGCTTTGGTGAATGCCATTTGTTTCGGTTCCAAGAAAATCGTTGACCGTTTCGAAGAAGGTGTGAAAATCAAAAAAGTAATTGGAATTGGCGGTGTAGCCAGAAAATCTCCATTTATTATGCAGACTTTAGCAAACGTCCTGAATATGCCGATTGTAGTGGCTGCATCCGACCAAGCTCCGGCTTTGGGAGCGGCGATATATGCATCCGTTGCAGCAGGAATTTATTCCAATGTTCAGGAAGCGAGCCTGAAAATGGGTTCCGATTTCGAAGCCGAATATTTGCCTCAACCTGAAGAAGTAAAGAAATATGCTGAATTGATGAACCAATATCAGATTCTTGCCGATTTTACAGAAAACACTTTAAAACAGAAAAGTAAGAAACCTAAATCAGTAACCAACTAA
- a CDS encoding alpha-L-arabinofuranosidase C-terminal domain-containing protein: MKNKIFTIFLSGCFAFSSAQTAKFTLDLGGTFTNIKIQPTMYGIFFEDINFAADGGIYAELIKNRSFEFDEPLTGWKQQNTKTLSPNLDSGFLTIYSDDSKTNKNYARITVYNDKNYILENEGFRGIGLHKDAKYDFSFNLENVSGNISAITASLTDENGKVISTVPILIKGKGWQKYAAVFSLSKTVEKAKLQITFTGSGVVNMDMISLFPQDTWKGRKGGLRKDLVQKLYDLQPGFLRFPGGCIVEGRTLAERYQWKKTLGNVADREYIINKWSSGFAHRLAPDYYQSFGLGFYEYFQLSEDLGAEPLPILSCGMACQFNTGELVHLEELNPFVQDALDLIEFANGDIKTKWGKIRSEMGHPQPFNMKYIGVGNEQWGEDYIERYKIFEKAIHAKYPDIKIISGSGPSPDGEFFEYGWKELKKLNAQIVDEHYYNSPEWFTQNAGRYDAYDRSGPKVFAGEYAAQSVGVVKPDNKNNWQTALSEAAFMTGLERNADVVTMTSYAPLFAHADGWQWTPDLIWFNNLQSYATPNYYVQKLFSNNKGTDLIKISENGNAVKGQNQLFASAVKDRKNNEVIIKIVNTDSQEKSIEINPKNIKLGSKLTKTTLTASQLLSENNFETENIKPFEENSVIKNGRFTVEIPANSFVVLKIK; this comes from the coding sequence ATGAAAAATAAAATCTTCACCATTTTTCTCTCAGGTTGCTTTGCATTTTCATCTGCACAGACGGCAAAGTTTACTTTAGATTTAGGCGGAACTTTTACCAACATCAAAATTCAGCCTACGATGTACGGGATTTTCTTTGAAGATATCAATTTTGCAGCCGATGGTGGAATTTATGCTGAGCTTATCAAGAACCGCAGCTTTGAATTTGATGAACCTTTAACGGGTTGGAAACAACAAAACACGAAAACCCTTTCTCCGAATTTGGATTCCGGTTTTCTAACGATTTATTCTGACGATTCTAAAACTAATAAAAACTACGCAAGAATAACCGTTTACAATGATAAAAATTACATTTTGGAGAATGAAGGTTTCCGGGGAATTGGTCTTCATAAAGATGCCAAATATGATTTTAGTTTTAATTTAGAAAATGTTTCCGGAAATATTTCTGCGATCACTGCAAGTCTCACTGATGAAAATGGAAAAGTAATTTCCACCGTTCCTATACTTATAAAAGGGAAAGGATGGCAAAAATATGCCGCAGTTTTTTCTTTATCAAAAACGGTTGAAAAAGCAAAACTGCAAATCACTTTTACTGGAAGCGGCGTGGTGAATATGGATATGATTTCCCTCTTTCCGCAAGATACGTGGAAAGGAAGAAAGGGTGGTTTAAGAAAAGATCTGGTTCAGAAATTATACGATTTGCAACCCGGATTTTTAAGATTTCCCGGAGGTTGTATCGTAGAAGGCAGAACGCTTGCCGAAAGATATCAATGGAAGAAAACTCTGGGAAATGTTGCAGACAGAGAATATATTATCAACAAATGGAGTTCTGGGTTTGCACACCGTCTTGCTCCCGATTATTACCAGTCGTTCGGCTTAGGTTTTTATGAATATTTTCAGCTTTCTGAAGATTTGGGTGCAGAACCATTACCGATTTTGAGTTGCGGAATGGCTTGTCAGTTCAACACTGGTGAATTGGTTCATTTGGAAGAATTAAATCCATTTGTTCAGGATGCTTTAGATTTAATCGAATTTGCTAACGGAGATATTAAAACGAAATGGGGTAAAATCCGTTCTGAAATGGGGCATCCGCAACCATTCAATATGAAATATATTGGCGTCGGGAACGAGCAATGGGGAGAAGATTATATCGAGCGTTACAAAATTTTTGAAAAAGCCATCCACGCTAAATATCCTGATATTAAAATCATTTCAGGGAGCGGACCATCGCCCGACGGAGAATTCTTTGAATATGGCTGGAAAGAACTCAAAAAACTCAACGCACAAATTGTCGACGAACATTATTACAATTCGCCCGAATGGTTTACACAAAATGCCGGAAGATATGATGCTTACGACCGTTCCGGACCCAAAGTTTTTGCCGGAGAATATGCTGCTCAATCAGTCGGAGTTGTAAAACCTGACAATAAAAATAACTGGCAGACTGCATTGTCAGAAGCAGCTTTTATGACTGGATTAGAAAGAAATGCAGATGTAGTAACAATGACTTCCTATGCTCCGCTTTTTGCCCACGCAGACGGTTGGCAATGGACGCCGGATTTAATTTGGTTCAACAATCTTCAGTCGTATGCAACGCCAAATTACTACGTTCAAAAATTATTCTCCAACAATAAAGGAACCGATTTAATTAAAATTTCTGAAAACGGAAATGCTGTAAAAGGACAGAATCAGCTTTTTGCATCCGCCGTGAAAGACAGGAAAAATAATGAAGTGATTATCAAAATTGTCAATACAGATTCTCAGGAAAAATCAATTGAAATCAATCCGAAAAACATAAAATTAGGAAGCAAATTAACCAAAACAACCTTGACAGCGTCACAACTTTTGAGTGAAAATAATTTTGAAACAGAAAACATAAAACCTTTTGAAGAGAATTCTGTGATTAAAAACGGGAGATTCACAGTTGAAATTCCAGCCAATTCTTTTGTTGTTTTAAAGATTAAATAA
- a CDS encoding glycoside hydrolase family 3 C-terminal domain-containing protein, which produces MNKILLTISVLVCAFSYAQNYKYPFRNPNLPVEQRIENLLGLLTVDEKIGMMMDNSKAVPRLEIPAYGWWNEALHGVARAGTATVFPQAIGLAAAWDVPEHLKTFEMISDEARAKYNKSFDEASKTGRYEGLTFWTPNINIFRDPRWGRGQETYGEDPYLTSVLGVAAVKGLQGNDPKYFKTHACAKHFAVHSGPEWNRHSYNAEISRRDLYETYLPAFKALVLEGNVREVMCAYNAFDGQPCCANNTLLTEILRGKWKYDGMVVSDCWALADFYQEKYHGTHPDEKTTAADALKHSTDLECGDTYNNLNKSLASGLITEKDLDISMRRILKGWFELGMLDPKSSVHWNNIPFSTVDSKEHKEQALKMAQKSIVLMKNEKNILPLNKNIKKIAVVGPNADDGIMQLGNYNGTPSSTVTILDGIKAKFSNAKIIYEKGSEVADPSSRTSLYQNFLNQKNGEKGMKVEFFNNNEFKGNPANISVNKTGITYNSFGGTQLAPGVARENTSARISGVFKSNFTGEVIFSAATSDMYTLFIDGKEIATRKGPDARHPSEFPVKMEKGKEYLVELRHSQKGKYVSIVFEVYRKDPVNFASVRNKVKDADVIIFAGGLSPSLEGEEMQVSAEGFKGGDKTSIELPKVQRELLAELRKTGKPVVFVLCTGSALGLQQDEKNYDALLNAWYGGQSSGTAVADVLAGDYNPSGRLPITFYKNLEQLDNALSTTSKHQGFENYDMKGRTYRYMTEDPLYAFGHGLSYSKFTYGNAKLSKNDIGSNENITITVPVTNISERDGEEVVQVYVKRNNDALAPAKTLRAFEKGLIKAKETKSIQLMISNESFKFYDEKADDLISKPGDYTIFYGGTSKNSELKSIQLKVK; this is translated from the coding sequence ATGAATAAAATTTTATTAACCATATCAGTTTTGGTCTGTGCATTTAGTTATGCTCAGAATTATAAATATCCGTTTCGAAATCCCAATCTTCCGGTTGAACAAAGAATTGAAAATCTTTTAGGATTATTAACCGTCGATGAAAAAATCGGAATGATGATGGATAATTCCAAAGCTGTTCCCAGACTGGAAATTCCGGCTTACGGCTGGTGGAATGAAGCACTTCACGGTGTTGCAAGAGCAGGAACGGCTACCGTTTTCCCTCAGGCGATTGGGCTGGCTGCAGCCTGGGACGTTCCGGAACATCTCAAAACTTTTGAAATGATTTCAGACGAAGCCCGCGCAAAATACAATAAGTCTTTTGATGAAGCGAGTAAAACAGGACGTTACGAAGGTCTTACATTCTGGACTCCTAATATCAATATTTTTCGTGATCCGAGATGGGGAAGAGGTCAGGAAACGTACGGTGAAGATCCTTACCTTACCTCTGTTTTGGGTGTTGCTGCAGTAAAAGGTTTACAGGGAAATGATCCTAAATATTTTAAAACACATGCTTGCGCTAAGCATTTTGCCGTTCACAGCGGTCCTGAATGGAACCGACATTCCTATAACGCCGAAATTTCCAGAAGAGATCTCTATGAAACCTATCTTCCGGCTTTCAAAGCATTGGTTTTGGAAGGAAATGTGAGAGAAGTAATGTGTGCCTATAACGCTTTCGATGGACAACCGTGTTGTGCAAACAATACATTGCTCACAGAAATTCTTCGTGGCAAATGGAAATACGACGGAATGGTAGTTTCCGATTGTTGGGCTTTGGCAGATTTCTATCAGGAAAAATACCACGGAACACATCCCGATGAAAAAACAACCGCAGCAGATGCCTTGAAACATTCTACAGATCTGGAATGTGGAGATACGTATAACAATCTTAATAAATCTCTGGCAAGCGGATTAATTACAGAAAAAGATCTCGATATTTCAATGCGCAGAATCCTGAAAGGCTGGTTTGAATTGGGAATGCTTGACCCAAAATCATCAGTTCATTGGAACAATATCCCTTTTTCTACCGTAGATTCTAAAGAGCACAAAGAACAGGCATTGAAAATGGCTCAAAAGTCTATTGTTCTGATGAAAAATGAGAAAAATATTCTTCCTTTAAATAAAAATATCAAAAAAATTGCAGTTGTCGGTCCAAACGCTGATGACGGAATTATGCAGTTGGGTAATTACAATGGAACACCTTCGTCAACGGTAACGATTTTAGACGGAATTAAAGCCAAATTCTCAAATGCAAAAATCATTTACGAAAAAGGAAGCGAGGTTGCAGATCCTTCGTCCAGAACATCCCTTTACCAGAACTTTCTTAACCAGAAAAATGGCGAAAAAGGAATGAAGGTGGAGTTTTTTAATAATAATGAATTCAAAGGAAATCCGGCCAATATTTCAGTCAATAAAACCGGAATTACCTACAATAGTTTTGGCGGAACTCAGCTCGCACCGGGAGTTGCAAGAGAAAATACTTCAGCAAGAATTTCAGGTGTTTTCAAAAGCAATTTTACGGGTGAAGTTATTTTTTCTGCGGCAACATCAGATATGTACACACTTTTTATTGATGGTAAAGAAATCGCAACAAGAAAAGGCCCCGATGCAAGACATCCTTCAGAATTTCCTGTGAAAATGGAGAAAGGGAAAGAATATTTAGTAGAACTTCGACACAGTCAAAAAGGAAAATATGTAAGTATTGTCTTTGAAGTGTACAGAAAAGACCCGGTAAATTTCGCCTCAGTAAGAAATAAAGTGAAAGATGCAGATGTAATTATTTTCGCAGGCGGACTTTCCCCAAGTCTGGAAGGTGAAGAAATGCAGGTAAGTGCTGAAGGTTTCAAAGGCGGCGATAAAACTTCGATCGAGCTTCCGAAAGTTCAGCGAGAATTGTTGGCAGAATTAAGAAAAACAGGAAAACCTGTTGTTTTTGTACTCTGTACAGGAAGCGCACTTGGTTTGCAGCAGGACGAAAAAAATTATGACGCTTTACTAAACGCCTGGTATGGCGGACAATCCAGCGGAACTGCCGTTGCCGATGTTCTGGCGGGAGATTACAATCCTTCCGGAAGATTGCCGATTACTTTTTACAAAAATCTTGAGCAATTGGATAATGCCCTTTCGACCACAAGCAAGCATCAGGGTTTTGAGAATTATGATATGAAAGGAAGAACCTATCGCTATATGACCGAAGATCCTTTATATGCATTTGGTCACGGTTTGAGCTACTCAAAATTTACTTATGGCAATGCAAAACTGAGTAAAAATGATATTGGTTCTAATGAAAATATTACCATAACGGTTCCTGTTACCAATATTTCTGAAAGAGATGGGGAAGAAGTGGTGCAGGTTTATGTGAAAAGAAATAACGATGCTTTGGCTCCTGCAAAGACTTTAAGAGCTTTTGAAAAAGGTTTGATTAAAGCAAAAGAAACAAAAAGTATCCAATTGATGATTTCCAATGAGTCATTTAAGTTTTACGACGAAAAAGCTGATGATTTAATTTCAAAACCTGGAGATTATACGATTTTCTACGGCGGAACTTCAAAAAACTCGGAATTAAAAAGTATTCAGTTGAAAGTCAAATAA